A genomic segment from Verrucomicrobiia bacterium encodes:
- a CDS encoding RHS repeat-associated core domain-containing protein encodes MLLAAVVSPAGGAPTGADISPAPLAPSSGVLPLRFSEQPATDEIRNARVFDEPLVPVGREPGPAENSALAAALLAFSQRTNPDDFSSLSSFLKRFPRSPWRAALLTSLGIEYYHGAHYSLALDAWREAWALGRNAADLPGKFQADRAVCELASLYSRLGRMDELHALLESVSNRAFLGGTAERINLAREALQMMRHQPGISFRCGPLALQSIARSLNSDAPIDPSILNAASAHRGFSLTQVAEIGKDAGLNYQMAFRRKGGAFVVPSVVHWKVGHYAAMIQQVGDRYLLEDSTFGNTVWATRQTLESETSGYFLLPPGKLPPGWRDVSNREGNRIWGKGVTSGIDPDNYTPDDLQAGQCPIEEMGMAISRVHLGLANLQIRDTPVGYAPPVGPAVRFTVRYNHRDYLQPASQISTVLGPKWSHDWTGHIRDTPANPLAEVKYFVGGGGARTFTGFAAATQTFALQQFDQTRLRRTGPNSYEMLYRDGSKKIFALRSANRVYLTQVVDPAGNAVTLTYDGSLRLVSLTDAIGQVTTLEYTQPGASLLITKVTDPFGRSARFDYGSFELLLEHDGNPNTPPVPTDVFALTNITDVLGLSSRFEYAGAPAVDTNMTITRLTTPYGASTFLAGQGGGPSGSTRFLETVYPDGSRDRVEYNQNTNGLAFSEPAGSVPQGINAFNQWMHGRNTYYWDRNACAQAYGDYSKATIYHWLHSPNVATTAGILESVKAPLERRVWYNYPGQGAPYHTTGSSDLPIRVGRVLDDGTTQLDSYAYNSLGRLVSSIDPIGRELTYIYATNQIDLLEIRQTRGTNNELLFQATYNSQHLPVTITDAAGQTTTNTYNARGQLLTSTNPKGETSTFTYDSNGYVVAADGPLPGTNDTFRTTYDALGRVRTRTDDTGYTLTFDYDTMDRITRVTHPDSTYLQFTYNRLDTAGLRDTAGRQTFFEHDSMRQLTKRTDPLGRVTQYQWCNCGGLRGVVDANGRITQWDFDVQGRPIAKQFPDGSEIRYAYENTTSRLREVIDEKQQVTLYTYNRDNTVKSVVHANAAIATPGVSYTYDPDYERITSMTDGIGTTVYSYVPIASQPVSGAGEIASVDGPLPNDTIIFGYDSLGQRVSMSIGGVQTSIAFDEIGRLAAETNALGVFGYAYEGTSDRMVLQTSPHGITTELNYASTVQDRLLQRMTHKAGSTAVSEFIYGRDIPAGRVATWSQRFGALAPDIYSFGYDAANQLLRASVTNGGAPVKEFIYAYDSAGNRVLEQEGGLNQVATYNALNQISTSTAHGASRTNEWDAVDRLVAVNTGSARTEFSYDGLSRLASLRQLTNGVEVSLRRFVWCGDFLCEERDAAGAVVTRFFNQGMKRETGAAAGNYYYTRDHLGSIRELLDAGGNVRARYSYDPFGRRTRIAGDLDAAFGFAGMFWVPQANLFLTRFRAYDPDIGRWLSRDPMELAEAREGPNLYAYVGNNPINFVDPEGLAFTTADAFCLKHPLVCAEIAGVGAAAADRVRRGGEILQRGWQAVQCGADRLLPGRIQAIRERVPEAVRQFKDYLKDPWTSDNVMKLGVDYAAKGKEYWATVYMGPPHLWLEVGMAFDDAALLLSQRMGISLEAARSWLSFITGFTP; translated from the coding sequence ATGTTGTTGGCTGCTGTCGTATCGCCGGCCGGTGGTGCTCCGACTGGCGCCGATATTTCCCCCGCGCCCCTCGCTCCTTCGTCGGGTGTGCTGCCGTTGCGCTTTTCGGAGCAGCCCGCCACTGACGAAATCAGGAACGCCCGGGTGTTCGATGAGCCGCTTGTTCCGGTCGGGCGCGAACCAGGCCCCGCGGAGAATTCGGCCCTCGCAGCCGCTTTGCTTGCCTTTTCCCAACGGACGAATCCTGACGATTTTTCGAGTCTCTCTTCCTTCTTGAAGCGGTTTCCCCGCTCCCCATGGCGGGCTGCGCTCCTCACGAGCCTCGGGATCGAGTATTACCACGGCGCCCATTACTCGCTCGCGCTGGACGCATGGCGGGAGGCATGGGCGCTTGGCAGGAACGCCGCTGATCTCCCGGGGAAGTTTCAGGCTGACCGGGCGGTGTGCGAGCTCGCTTCATTGTATTCGCGGCTCGGCCGCATGGACGAACTCCACGCGCTGTTGGAGTCGGTATCCAATCGCGCCTTTCTCGGCGGGACGGCCGAACGCATCAACCTTGCCCGCGAGGCGCTTCAGATGATGCGGCATCAACCCGGCATTTCCTTTCGCTGCGGGCCGCTCGCGCTGCAATCCATTGCCCGCAGTCTGAATTCTGACGCGCCCATCGATCCTTCGATTCTCAACGCTGCGTCGGCGCACCGCGGCTTCTCATTGACGCAGGTGGCAGAAATCGGGAAGGACGCGGGGTTGAACTATCAGATGGCATTCCGCCGAAAGGGTGGGGCCTTTGTCGTTCCTTCTGTCGTGCATTGGAAGGTTGGCCATTACGCGGCGATGATCCAGCAGGTGGGAGATCGGTATTTGCTCGAGGATTCCACTTTCGGAAATACGGTGTGGGCAACGCGGCAGACGCTGGAGTCTGAAACGAGCGGGTATTTCCTGTTGCCGCCGGGAAAGCTTCCGCCGGGATGGCGTGATGTTTCAAATCGCGAAGGCAATCGCATCTGGGGAAAGGGAGTGACCAGCGGCATCGATCCCGACAACTACACGCCCGACGATTTGCAGGCGGGACAATGTCCGATCGAAGAGATGGGAATGGCGATTTCGCGCGTTCATCTCGGGCTGGCAAATTTGCAGATCAGGGATACTCCAGTGGGATACGCCCCGCCCGTGGGTCCAGCAGTGCGATTCACCGTGCGGTATAATCATAGGGATTATCTTCAGCCGGCCAGCCAGATCTCCACCGTGCTCGGCCCGAAGTGGAGCCACGACTGGACAGGTCATATCCGGGACACGCCGGCCAATCCGCTTGCCGAGGTGAAATATTTTGTCGGCGGTGGAGGCGCGCGCACGTTTACGGGTTTCGCCGCAGCAACGCAAACGTTCGCCTTGCAGCAGTTCGATCAGACGCGGCTGCGTCGCACGGGTCCCAACAGCTACGAGATGCTCTATCGTGATGGCTCGAAAAAGATCTTCGCCTTGCGCAGCGCGAATCGCGTTTACCTGACGCAGGTTGTCGATCCTGCCGGGAATGCCGTCACATTGACGTACGATGGCAGTCTGCGGCTTGTCTCGCTTACGGATGCGATCGGGCAGGTGACAACGCTTGAGTACACGCAGCCCGGGGCATCGCTTCTCATCACGAAGGTGACCGACCCGTTCGGCCGTTCCGCGCGTTTTGATTACGGAAGCTTTGAGTTGCTGCTCGAGCATGATGGCAATCCGAACACGCCACCTGTCCCGACCGATGTGTTTGCATTGACGAACATTACGGACGTGCTGGGACTTTCATCGCGCTTCGAATACGCGGGAGCTCCGGCGGTCGACACCAACATGACGATCACGCGGCTCACGACGCCGTATGGTGCCAGCACATTTCTCGCAGGGCAGGGCGGCGGGCCGAGTGGATCCACACGATTCCTGGAAACTGTCTACCCCGACGGAAGCCGGGATCGTGTTGAATACAACCAGAACACCAATGGCCTTGCGTTCTCGGAGCCTGCGGGCAGCGTTCCGCAGGGGATCAACGCGTTCAACCAGTGGATGCATGGGCGCAACACATATTACTGGGATCGCAACGCCTGCGCCCAGGCGTATGGGGATTATTCAAAGGCGACGATTTATCACTGGCTACACTCCCCGAATGTTGCGACGACCGCCGGGATTCTCGAAAGCGTGAAGGCTCCGCTCGAGCGCCGTGTGTGGTACAACTATCCGGGCCAGGGCGCGCCATATCATACTACAGGCAGCAGCGACCTTCCCATCCGCGTCGGCCGGGTGCTGGACGACGGAACGACGCAGCTGGACTCGTATGCTTACAACAGCCTCGGGCGGCTGGTCAGTTCCATTGATCCCATTGGCCGCGAGCTGACCTATATCTACGCGACGAACCAGATTGACCTTTTGGAAATCAGGCAGACTCGCGGGACGAACAACGAGCTGCTCTTTCAGGCAACATACAATTCACAACACCTGCCGGTGACGATCACAGATGCCGCGGGTCAGACAACCACCAACACTTACAACGCGCGGGGACAGCTGCTGACGAGCACCAATCCAAAGGGCGAGACCTCGACGTTCACTTACGATTCCAATGGGTATGTCGTGGCGGCTGATGGCCCGCTGCCCGGCACGAATGACACGTTCCGGACCACGTACGATGCCCTGGGCCGTGTCCGCACCCGAACGGACGACACGGGGTACACCCTGACCTTCGATTACGACACGATGGATCGGATAACTCGTGTGACCCACCCCGACAGCACGTACCTTCAATTCACGTACAATCGCCTCGACACGGCAGGGCTTCGCGACACAGCGGGGCGGCAGACATTTTTCGAGCATGACAGCATGCGGCAACTCACAAAGCGGACCGACCCGCTCGGCCGTGTCACGCAATACCAATGGTGCAACTGTGGGGGCCTGCGTGGTGTTGTCGATGCCAACGGCCGGATCACACAGTGGGACTTCGATGTGCAGGGCAGGCCCATCGCAAAACAATTTCCGGATGGATCGGAGATTCGATACGCCTACGAGAACACCACAAGCCGCTTGCGGGAGGTTATCGACGAGAAGCAGCAGGTGACGTTGTACACCTATAACCGCGACAACACCGTCAAGTCTGTGGTTCACGCGAATGCGGCCATTGCCACGCCGGGAGTCTCTTACACCTATGACCCCGATTATGAGCGGATCACGTCGATGACTGATGGCATCGGCACAACGGTGTATTCCTACGTGCCCATTGCGTCACAGCCGGTTTCCGGCGCGGGTGAGATTGCTTCTGTGGATGGGCCGTTGCCGAACGACACGATCATTTTCGGATATGACTCACTTGGACAACGCGTGTCGATGTCGATCGGTGGGGTGCAGACTTCGATCGCCTTCGATGAGATTGGAAGGCTTGCGGCGGAAACGAATGCGCTGGGAGTTTTTGGATATGCGTATGAGGGAACATCCGATCGGATGGTTTTGCAGACGTCGCCGCATGGCATCACGACCGAACTGAACTATGCGAGCACGGTTCAGGATCGATTGCTTCAGCGAATGACGCACAAGGCGGGGAGCACTGCGGTGTCGGAATTCATTTATGGGCGCGACATCCCTGCGGGCCGCGTCGCCACCTGGAGCCAAAGGTTCGGAGCGTTGGCGCCGGACATTTATTCGTTTGGCTACGACGCTGCGAACCAGCTTCTCAGGGCGTCCGTCACCAACGGCGGAGCGCCGGTCAAAGAGTTTATTTACGCGTATGATTCAGCTGGCAACCGGGTGCTGGAGCAGGAAGGGGGATTGAATCAGGTCGCAACCTACAATGCGTTGAACCAGATCAGCACCAGCACCGCGCATGGGGCGAGTCGCACGAATGAATGGGATGCAGTGGACCGGTTGGTGGCGGTGAACACGGGGAGCGCGCGTACGGAATTCAGCTACGACGGCCTCAGCCGTTTGGCCAGCTTGCGCCAGCTCACGAATGGAGTGGAGGTTTCCTTGCGGCGCTTCGTCTGGTGCGGAGATTTCCTCTGTGAGGAACGCGATGCCGCCGGGGCCGTTGTCACGCGGTTTTTCAACCAGGGAATGAAACGCGAAACCGGAGCTGCCGCGGGCAACTATTATTACACGCGGGATCATCTCGGATCCATTCGCGAACTGCTGGATGCGGGCGGAAATGTTCGGGCGCGTTATAGCTATGACCCTTTTGGCCGGCGAACGCGGATTGCGGGTGATCTCGATGCAGCCTTTGGGTTCGCTGGAATGTTCTGGGTTCCGCAGGCAAACCTGTTCCTGACGCGATTCCGCGCGTATGACCCTGACATCGGCCGCTGGCTTTCTCGTGATCCAATGGAGTTGGCCGAAGCCCGCGAAGGTCCCAACTTGTATGCTTACGTGGGGAACAATCCGATTAACTTCGTCGATCCGGAAGGCCTCGCATTTACAACGGCTGATGCGTTTTGCCTAAAACATCCGCTCGTGTGCGCTGAGATTGCAGGCGTCGGCGCTGCGGCTGCGGACCGCGTCCGGCGTGGAGGCGAGATCCTTCAACGCGGCTGGCAGGCGGTCCAATGCGGTGCTGACAGATTATTGCCGGGAAGGATTCAGGCGATCCGAGAACGAGTTCCAGAAGCCGTGCGGCAGTTCAAGGATTACCTCAAGGATCCGTGGACGTCCGACAACGTGATGAAGCTCGGCGTGGATTACGCTGCGAAAGGAAAGGAATACTGGGCCACGGTTTACATGGGTCCGCCTCATCTGTGGCTGGAGGTGGGAATGGCCTTTGATGACGCGGCCCTTTTGTTGTCGCAACGCATGGGCATTTCCCTCGAGGCCGCGCGTTCGTGGCTGAGTTTTATCACGGGGTTCACACCGTAG
- a CDS encoding DUF4159 domain-containing protein — protein sequence MHSRHNLNKTCLAWIAAALVSAGICVAQFPPRSGFDENRSSGNLVRIEGGAVVDEDKVRTARETLSHSSETPGWTNAPGFERDVFTFTRMIFQSDAPRGSRRGFGRRLGWWVDYPDADLNLSYRLQQLTSIRTDPDARVLKLTDPDLFNHPLLYLEHAGYMQLSDDEVRALRRYLAAGGALFVNDFWSEPEWEGFASEIRRVVPDQHWIDLELDHPVFHCVFDLRGPMHHLRVPTIQFWNPDFNPADAHSPPHRMFRGPGSEEMHVRALLDGAGRIMILAIHNSDVSDGWEREGENDLYFSRFSEKIAYPLGINMVFYLMTH from the coding sequence ATGCACTCGCGCCACAACCTGAACAAGACATGCCTTGCGTGGATTGCTGCCGCGCTCGTCAGTGCGGGAATCTGCGTGGCGCAGTTTCCACCACGTTCCGGGTTCGATGAAAACCGTTCGTCAGGCAATCTTGTGCGCATCGAGGGCGGCGCTGTCGTGGACGAGGACAAGGTGCGCACCGCTCGCGAAACGCTTTCTCACAGCTCCGAAACTCCCGGATGGACCAATGCCCCCGGATTCGAGCGCGACGTGTTCACGTTCACCCGAATGATATTCCAATCCGATGCGCCGCGCGGATCGCGGCGCGGTTTCGGACGCAGGCTCGGTTGGTGGGTTGATTATCCCGATGCGGACCTGAACCTGTCGTACCGCTTGCAGCAACTCACCTCCATCCGCACGGACCCGGATGCTCGAGTGTTAAAGCTCACCGATCCCGACCTTTTCAATCACCCGCTGCTTTACCTAGAGCACGCGGGCTACATGCAATTGAGCGACGATGAAGTGCGTGCGCTTCGGCGATACCTGGCGGCGGGCGGCGCCCTCTTCGTGAACGATTTCTGGAGCGAACCCGAATGGGAAGGCTTCGCCAGCGAAATCCGCCGCGTGGTGCCGGATCAACATTGGATCGACCTCGAGCTGGATCATCCCGTGTTTCATTGTGTCTTCGATTTGCGCGGTCCGATGCATCACCTGCGCGTCCCAACCATTCAGTTCTGGAATCCCGACTTCAATCCGGCCGATGCGCACTCTCCTCCGCACCGCATGTTCCGCGGCCCCGGCAGCGAAGAAATGCATGTCCGCGCGCTGCTGGATGGCGCCGGACGCATCATGATTCTAGCGATCCATAACAGCGACGTGAGCGATGGCTGGGAACGGGAAGGTGAAAACGATCTCTACTTCAGCCGCTTCTCAGAAAAGATCGCCTATCCGCTGGGTATCAACATGGTGTTCTATTTGATGACTCACTGA
- a CDS encoding YifB family Mg chelatase-like AAA ATPase: MLSRVCSAAVNGIEAYPVEVEVNAGWGDTNIIIVGLPDTAVKESRDRVTTALSNSGFKFPMGRTTINLAPADVKKEGPSFDLPIAVGMLAASEQVETKQLDHFVLVGELALTGSVRAVKGVLPIALRARAEGKTGVLVPVDNAAEAAVVAGLQVIPIQNLREAAAFLEGDLRIPPVQVDIQSLFNHPPDDEMDFSEVKGQENVKRALEIAAAGGHNCLLIGPPGTGKSMLAKRLATILPPLTLDEALETTKIHSIVGMLSPGQALVTRRPFRSPHHTASDAGLLGGNVNPTPGEISLSHNGVLFLDELPEFKRSVLETMRQPLEEGRVTISRAAGTMTFPSQFMLIAAMNPTPDGKMPHESRSSPREIQNYLGRISGPLLDRIDLHIEVPQVKFQEIAGAANGESSTAIRDRVIEARQRQQERFRRKPRITCNARMGTRELKEFCELDDAGKALLQFAMADLNLSARAYDRILKVARTIADLSGRESLAPEHVSEAIQFRSLDRQLWS; the protein is encoded by the coding sequence ATGCTCTCAAGGGTTTGTTCGGCGGCGGTAAATGGGATTGAGGCTTACCCGGTCGAAGTGGAGGTAAATGCGGGCTGGGGGGATACCAACATCATCATCGTGGGGTTGCCAGACACTGCTGTAAAGGAGTCGCGGGATCGGGTGACCACGGCGCTCAGCAATTCCGGGTTCAAATTTCCAATGGGACGCACGACCATCAACCTGGCGCCGGCTGATGTCAAAAAGGAGGGACCCAGCTTCGATCTGCCGATTGCCGTGGGGATGCTTGCCGCGAGCGAGCAGGTGGAAACGAAACAGCTCGACCACTTCGTGCTGGTTGGCGAGCTGGCGCTGACGGGCAGCGTGCGCGCGGTCAAGGGTGTGCTTCCGATTGCGCTGCGCGCGCGGGCGGAAGGGAAGACGGGCGTTTTGGTGCCGGTTGACAACGCTGCTGAAGCGGCAGTGGTAGCAGGTTTGCAGGTGATCCCAATCCAGAACCTCCGCGAGGCAGCGGCATTCCTGGAAGGCGACCTTCGCATTCCCCCGGTGCAGGTGGACATCCAGTCACTCTTCAATCATCCGCCCGACGATGAAATGGATTTCTCTGAGGTGAAGGGACAGGAGAACGTGAAGCGCGCGCTGGAAATCGCCGCTGCAGGCGGGCACAACTGTTTGTTGATTGGTCCGCCTGGCACGGGAAAGTCGATGCTGGCCAAGCGGCTCGCGACGATTCTTCCGCCGCTGACGCTCGACGAAGCCCTCGAGACGACGAAGATTCATAGCATCGTTGGCATGCTCAGCCCGGGCCAGGCGCTCGTCACTCGCCGCCCGTTTCGGTCGCCTCACCACACTGCCTCCGACGCAGGATTGCTGGGTGGGAACGTCAATCCGACACCGGGCGAGATATCACTTTCACACAACGGCGTTCTCTTTCTCGACGAGTTGCCGGAATTCAAGAGGAGCGTTCTGGAAACGATGCGGCAACCACTCGAGGAAGGCCGCGTCACGATTTCGCGCGCGGCTGGAACGATGACTTTTCCCAGCCAGTTCATGTTGATCGCGGCAATGAATCCAACCCCGGACGGCAAAATGCCGCACGAATCGCGCAGTTCGCCACGTGAAATTCAGAATTACCTCGGGCGCATTTCCGGGCCGTTGCTCGACCGCATCGATCTTCACATCGAAGTGCCGCAGGTAAAGTTCCAGGAAATCGCGGGGGCGGCGAATGGGGAGAGTTCGACGGCGATTCGCGACCGGGTAATTGAAGCGCGGCAGCGCCAGCAGGAACGCTTTCGCCGCAAGCCTCGGATCACCTGCAACGCCCGGATGGGCACGCGGGAGCTGAAGGAGTTCTGCGAGTTGGACGATGCCGGCAAGGCATTGTTGCAGTTTGCGATGGCGGACTTGAATCTCAGCGCGCGGGCGTATGACCGCATCCTGAAGGTTGCGCGCACGATCGCTGATCTCTCCGGGAGGGAAAGCCTGGCACCTGAGCACGTTTCCGAGGCAATCCAGTTTCGATCCCTGGACAGGCAGTTGTGGAGTTGA